A stretch of the Bradyrhizobium sp. CCBAU 53351 genome encodes the following:
- the ureG gene encoding urease accessory protein UreG has translation MSKSHGPLRVGVGGPVGSGKTQLMDLLCKAMRERYDIAAITNDIYTKWDAEFLVRSGSLTPDRIAGVETGGCPHTAIREDASMNLAAVADMRAKFPGLDLVLIESGGDNLAATFSPELADLTIYVIDVAAGDKIPSKGGPGITRSDLLVINKIDLAPHVGASLEKMDTDARRMRGERPFVMTNLKKSEGLDRIIGFIEAKGGLKRAG, from the coding sequence ATGTCGAAATCTCACGGCCCTTTGCGTGTCGGCGTCGGCGGTCCGGTCGGATCGGGCAAGACCCAGCTGATGGACCTGCTCTGCAAGGCCATGCGCGAACGCTATGACATCGCCGCCATCACCAACGACATCTACACCAAATGGGATGCGGAGTTCCTGGTGCGGTCGGGCTCGCTGACGCCGGACCGCATTGCCGGCGTCGAAACCGGCGGCTGTCCGCACACCGCGATCCGCGAGGATGCCTCGATGAATCTGGCTGCGGTCGCGGACATGCGCGCCAAGTTTCCCGGGCTCGATCTCGTGCTGATCGAATCCGGCGGCGACAATCTCGCTGCCACTTTTTCCCCTGAATTGGCCGACCTCACCATCTACGTGATCGACGTCGCCGCCGGCGACAAGATCCCGTCCAAGGGGGGGCCAGGCATCACCCGGTCCGATCTCCTGGTCATCAACAAGATCGACCTTGCTCCCCATGTCGGCGCCTCCCTGGAGAAGATGGACACGGACGCCAGGCGCATGCGCGGCGAGCGTCCCTTCGTCATGACCAACCTGAAGAAGAGCGAAGGGCTCGACCGGATCATCGGCTTCATTGAGGCCAAAGGCGGCCTGAAACGGGCGGGCTGA
- a CDS encoding urease accessory protein UreF, with protein sequence MLMTTNERVGAGGLDESEAAALYRLMTWLSPAFPVGGFSYSSGIEWAVEAGDIVDVATLDDWLDAMLSDGSGFCDATFLVHAYRAAEAGEKVSLNEIAELAAAFVPSRERQLETSSQGRAFIDIARAAWDADGLDAMVAACHTPPVYPVAVGVVAAVHGVPLGSTLHAFLHALVSNWISAASRLVPLGQTDSQRVLVRLEAAVAATALRALNATLDDLGGATFRADLASLRHETQYTRLFRS encoded by the coding sequence ATGCTCATGACCACAAATGAGCGGGTCGGCGCCGGCGGCCTCGACGAAAGCGAGGCGGCGGCGCTGTATCGGCTGATGACCTGGCTGTCGCCGGCCTTCCCGGTCGGCGGCTTCTCCTATTCCAGCGGCATCGAATGGGCGGTCGAGGCGGGGGACATCGTCGATGTTGCAACGCTGGACGACTGGCTCGACGCGATGCTCAGCGACGGCTCCGGCTTTTGCGATGCGACGTTTCTGGTCCACGCCTATCGCGCCGCAGAGGCGGGCGAGAAGGTCTCGTTGAACGAGATCGCCGAGCTTGCCGCGGCCTTCGTGCCTTCGCGCGAGCGGCAGCTGGAGACGAGCTCGCAAGGCCGCGCCTTCATCGACATCGCGCGTGCGGCGTGGGATGCCGACGGGCTGGATGCCATGGTTGCGGCGTGCCACACGCCGCCGGTCTATCCGGTCGCGGTCGGTGTGGTCGCAGCCGTGCACGGCGTGCCGCTGGGGTCGACGCTGCACGCCTTCCTGCATGCGCTGGTCTCGAACTGGATTTCTGCGGCCAGCCGCCTCGTTCCACTCGGCCAGACCGACAGCCAGCGCGTGCTGGTGAGGCTGGAAGCCGCCGTGGCCGCGACCGCGCTTCGTGCGCTGAATGCGACATTGGACGATCTCGGCGGCGCGACCTTCCGCGCCGATCTCGCCAGCCTGCGGCACGAGACCCAATATACGCGGCTGTTCCGCTCGTGA
- the ureE gene encoding urease accessory protein UreE, with protein sequence MIRATQVKGQHRFAETPADTVVLDFDDRHRRRMAMTGTRGLEFLLDLEHATALRGGDALVLEDGRLVEVVAAPEPLLEIRGRDPHHLIRVGWHLGNRHLPTQIMAKALRIRRDHVIEAMVMGLGARVIEIEAPFDPEGGAYADAGNAHGHDDHAHHDHGHHHDHGHDHHDHHGHDHQHGHAAHDHGHDHHHDEHCDHPDHHHGHKHAHDHK encoded by the coding sequence ATGATCCGGGCGACGCAGGTCAAGGGACAGCACCGCTTCGCGGAAACGCCGGCGGACACGGTTGTGCTCGATTTCGACGATCGGCACCGCCGCCGCATGGCGATGACGGGCACGCGGGGGCTCGAATTCCTGCTCGACCTCGAGCACGCCACAGCACTCCGCGGCGGCGATGCGCTGGTGCTCGAGGACGGTCGCCTGGTCGAAGTGGTGGCGGCACCCGAGCCGCTGCTGGAAATCCGCGGCCGCGATCCCCATCACCTCATCCGCGTCGGCTGGCATCTCGGCAACCGTCATCTGCCGACCCAGATCATGGCGAAGGCCTTGCGCATCCGCCGCGATCACGTCATCGAGGCCATGGTGATGGGCCTCGGCGCGCGCGTGATCGAGATCGAGGCGCCGTTTGATCCCGAAGGCGGCGCCTATGCCGATGCCGGCAACGCGCATGGACATGACGACCACGCGCATCACGATCATGGCCATCATCATGATCATGGTCACGATCACCATGATCACCACGGACATGATCACCAGCATGGTCATGCCGCGCATGACCACGGCCACGATCATCACCATGACGAGCATTGCGACCATCCGGACCATCACCACGGCCACAAGCATGCTCATGACCACAAATGA
- a CDS encoding putative quinol monooxygenase — protein sequence MIYVVATLTIKPETRAEFIAAATACIKETRKEPGNIAYDLHESVTDPAKMVFVEQWENAEALVPHRGMEHMKTFGRVAVKCFTAPPKIEVITPEKVETR from the coding sequence GTGATCTATGTCGTCGCCACCCTGACCATCAAGCCCGAAACGCGCGCCGAATTCATTGCGGCCGCCACCGCCTGCATCAAGGAGACCCGGAAAGAGCCCGGCAATATCGCCTATGATCTGCACGAGAGCGTCACCGACCCTGCCAAGATGGTGTTCGTCGAGCAGTGGGAGAACGCCGAGGCGCTGGTGCCGCATCGTGGCATGGAGCATATGAAGACGTTCGGCCGCGTCGCGGTGAAATGCTTCACGGCGCCGCCGAAGATCGAAGTGATCACGCCCGAGAAGGTCGAGACACGGTAA
- the ureC gene encoding urease subunit alpha, whose translation MSVKMKRSVYADMFGPTTGDKVRLADTDLIIEVEKDFTTYGEEVKFGGGKVIRDGMGQSQVTNKQGAADTVITNALIVDHWGIVKADVAIKDGMISAIGKAGNPDIQPGVTIIVGPGTDVIAGEGKILTAGGFDSHIHFICPQQIEHALMSGVTSMLGGGTGPSHGTFATTCTPGPWHIARMIQSFDAFPVNLGISGKGNASRPAALVEMIKAGACALKLHEDWGTTPAAIDNCLSVADTHDIQVMIHTDTLNESGFVEDTIKAFKGRTIHAFHTEGAGGGHAPDIIKVAGLKNVLPSSTNPTRPFTRNTIDEHLDMLMVCHHLDPSIAEDLAFAESRIRKETIAAEDILHDLGALSMMSSDSQAMGRLGEVIIRTWQTADKMKKQRGSLPQDKGKDNDNFRVKRYIAKYTINPAIAHGVSKLIGSVEKGKMADLVLWSPAFFGVKPDCIVKGGTIVAAPMGDPNASIPTPQPVHYQPMFGAFGKARTASSVVFTSKAAITGGLARKLGIEKKLYAVQNTRGKISKKSMIHNDATPNIEVDPETYEVRADGELLTCAPAEVLPMAQRYFMY comes from the coding sequence ATGTCCGTAAAGATGAAGCGTTCCGTCTATGCCGACATGTTCGGCCCCACTACGGGCGACAAGGTGCGGCTGGCCGACACCGACCTCATCATCGAGGTCGAGAAGGATTTCACCACCTACGGCGAGGAGGTGAAGTTCGGCGGCGGCAAGGTGATCCGCGACGGCATGGGTCAGTCGCAGGTCACCAACAAGCAGGGCGCGGCCGATACCGTGATCACGAATGCGCTGATCGTCGATCACTGGGGCATCGTGAAGGCCGACGTCGCCATCAAGGACGGCATGATCTCCGCGATCGGCAAGGCCGGCAATCCGGACATCCAGCCCGGCGTCACCATCATCGTCGGTCCCGGTACCGACGTAATCGCGGGCGAAGGAAAGATCCTCACGGCCGGCGGCTTCGACAGCCACATCCATTTCATCTGCCCGCAGCAGATCGAGCACGCGTTGATGAGCGGCGTCACCTCGATGCTGGGCGGCGGCACCGGCCCTTCGCACGGCACCTTCGCCACCACCTGTACGCCGGGCCCCTGGCACATCGCGCGGATGATCCAGTCGTTCGATGCTTTCCCGGTCAATCTCGGCATTTCCGGCAAGGGCAACGCCTCGCGGCCCGCAGCCCTGGTCGAGATGATCAAGGCGGGCGCCTGCGCGCTGAAGCTGCACGAGGACTGGGGCACGACGCCGGCTGCGATCGACAACTGCCTGTCGGTGGCCGACACGCACGATATCCAGGTCATGATCCACACCGACACGCTGAACGAATCCGGCTTCGTCGAGGACACGATCAAGGCATTCAAGGGGCGCACCATCCACGCCTTCCACACCGAGGGCGCCGGCGGTGGCCACGCCCCCGACATCATCAAGGTCGCCGGCCTGAAGAACGTGCTGCCGTCCTCGACCAACCCGACGCGGCCCTTCACCCGCAACACCATCGACGAGCATCTGGATATGCTGATGGTGTGCCACCATCTCGATCCCTCGATTGCGGAAGACCTCGCCTTCGCCGAAAGCCGCATCCGCAAGGAAACCATCGCCGCGGAAGACATCCTGCACGATCTCGGCGCGCTCTCGATGATGTCCTCGGACTCCCAGGCGATGGGCCGGCTCGGCGAGGTCATCATCCGGACCTGGCAGACCGCCGACAAGATGAAGAAGCAGCGCGGGTCATTGCCGCAGGACAAGGGTAAGGACAACGACAATTTTCGCGTCAAGCGCTACATCGCGAAATACACCATCAATCCCGCCATCGCGCACGGCGTGTCGAAGCTGATCGGCTCGGTCGAGAAGGGCAAGATGGCCGATCTCGTGCTGTGGTCGCCGGCCTTCTTCGGCGTCAAGCCGGACTGCATCGTCAAGGGCGGCACGATCGTCGCAGCTCCCATGGGCGATCCCAACGCCTCGATCCCGACGCCGCAGCCGGTGCACTACCAGCCGATGTTCGGTGCCTTCGGCAAGGCGCGCACGGCGTCCTCTGTGGTGTTCACCTCGAAAGCTGCGATCACCGGTGGTCTCGCGCGAAAGCTCGGCATCGAGAAGAAGCTCTATGCCGTGCAGAACACCCGCGGCAAGATCTCGAAAAAGAGCATGATCCACAACGACGCCACGCCCAATATCGAGGTCGATCCGGAGACCTATGAGGTGCGCGCCGACGGCGAGCTGCTCACCTGTGCACCCGCCGAGGTGCTGCCGATGGCCCAGCGATATTTCATGTACTGA
- a CDS encoding HD domain-containing protein yields the protein MLSPIRLISEAAELAAQRHNGMARKGRGSEPYINHLAEVANLLATATDGADAELVAAGWLHDAIEDTDTTREELAQTFSERVAALVVECTDDMNLPKAERRRKQIEDALHKSPGAKLIKIADKISNIGARLHTDPTTEELDDLADYSGWATQVVAGCRGGNAWLEAKFDDAVKAAKALL from the coding sequence ATGCTCTCCCCCATCCGTCTCATATCTGAAGCTGCCGAGCTCGCCGCACAGCGCCACAACGGCATGGCACGCAAGGGGCGCGGCAGCGAGCCCTATATCAATCATCTCGCCGAGGTTGCGAACCTGCTTGCGACCGCGACCGACGGCGCCGATGCCGAGCTGGTCGCGGCCGGCTGGCTGCACGATGCGATCGAGGACACCGACACCACGCGCGAGGAGCTTGCGCAGACGTTCTCAGAGCGAGTCGCCGCCCTGGTCGTTGAGTGCACGGACGACATGAATCTGCCGAAGGCCGAGCGGCGGCGGAAGCAGATCGAGGACGCTCTGCACAAATCGCCCGGCGCGAAGCTGATCAAGATCGCCGACAAGATCAGCAATATAGGGGCACGCCTTCATACGGATCCGACCACCGAGGAGCTTGACGACCTCGCCGACTACAGTGGATGGGCCACGCAAGTCGTTGCGGGCTGCCGCGGCGGTAATGCGTGGCTCGAGGCGAAATTCGATGATGCCGTGAAAGCAGCGAAGGCCTTGCTGTGA
- a CDS encoding urease subunit beta, which produces MIPGELFIQDGEIELNAGRKTVTLTVANTGDRPIQVGSHYHFFETNPALKFDRKKSRGMRLDIAAGTAVRFEPGQTRDVQLVAMAGKKTIYGFRGDVMGKL; this is translated from the coding sequence ATGATCCCCGGCGAACTCTTCATCCAGGACGGCGAGATCGAGCTCAATGCGGGCCGCAAGACTGTGACGCTGACGGTGGCCAACACCGGCGACCGCCCCATCCAGGTCGGCTCGCACTACCATTTCTTCGAGACCAACCCGGCGCTGAAATTCGACCGCAAGAAGTCCCGCGGCATGCGCCTCGACATCGCCGCCGGCACCGCGGTGCGTTTCGAACCTGGCCAGACCCGCGATGTGCAGCTGGTGGCGATGGCGGGCAAGAAGACGATCTACGGTTTCCGCGGCGATGTAATGGGGAAGCTGTGA
- a CDS encoding urease subunit gamma: MNLSPREKDKLLISMAAIVARRRLDRGVKLNHPEAIAIISDFILEGARDGRTVAELMQSGAQVLTRDQVMPGIPEMIHDIQVEATFPDGTKLVTVHEPIR; the protein is encoded by the coding sequence ATGAACCTGTCTCCCCGCGAAAAGGACAAGCTCTTGATCTCGATGGCCGCGATCGTGGCCCGCCGCCGGCTGGACCGCGGCGTCAAGCTCAACCACCCCGAGGCCATCGCGATCATCTCCGATTTCATCCTCGAAGGCGCGCGCGACGGCCGCACCGTCGCCGAACTGATGCAATCCGGCGCGCAGGTCTTGACCCGCGACCAGGTGATGCCTGGAATCCCCGAGATGATCCACGACATCCAGGTCGAGGCGACGTTTCCGGACGGCACCAAGCTCGTCACCGTGCACGAGCCGATCAGGTAG
- a CDS encoding urease accessory protein UreD yields MRSDALTTSSVFEANRARGAVRFDVHARDGVTRRGTLHESGSLRIRFPSPEDEGLSGVFVNTAGGVAGGDRFDIEITAAASSRLTLTTAAAEKVYRAPGQAADLNIGLKVAAGAHLAWLPQETILFDRARVHRRFDIALDEAASLLLCEIVVLGRTAMGERMEQGEFVDRWRLRRGGRLVFAETVRLDGNIGAKLARSAVARGGAAIGTALIVPGDEALVERIREASDSFSGEVGISAWNGFAMARFCAQDAARLRADMMAVLARTGVALPRLWLN; encoded by the coding sequence ATGCGCAGCGACGCTTTGACGACATCTTCGGTGTTCGAAGCCAACCGTGCCCGTGGCGCGGTGCGCTTCGACGTCCATGCGCGCGATGGCGTGACCCGGCGCGGCACCTTGCATGAATCCGGCTCCTTGCGAATCCGCTTCCCTTCGCCGGAAGACGAGGGGCTATCCGGCGTGTTCGTCAACACGGCCGGTGGCGTTGCGGGCGGGGATCGCTTCGACATCGAGATCACGGCCGCAGCCAGCTCGCGGCTGACGCTGACGACGGCGGCCGCAGAAAAGGTCTATCGCGCGCCGGGGCAGGCGGCAGACCTCAATATCGGGCTGAAGGTCGCCGCGGGTGCACATCTCGCCTGGCTGCCGCAGGAGACGATCCTGTTTGATCGCGCCCGCGTCCATCGCCGCTTCGACATCGCGCTCGACGAGGCGGCGTCGCTCCTGCTTTGCGAGATCGTCGTGTTGGGCCGCACCGCCATGGGCGAGCGGATGGAGCAGGGCGAGTTCGTCGACCGCTGGCGGCTGCGGCGCGGTGGCCGGCTGGTCTTCGCCGAGACGGTTCGGCTGGACGGCAATATCGGCGCAAAGCTCGCGCGATCGGCAGTTGCCAGGGGCGGGGCGGCGATCGGCACGGCCCTGATCGTCCCCGGTGACGAGGCTCTGGTCGAGCGCATCCGCGAGGCCTCGGACTCGTTCTCAGGGGAGGTCGGAATCTCGGCCTGGAATGGCTTTGCAATGGCGCGGTTCTGTGCCCAAGATGCGGCGCGTTTGCGCGCCGACATGATGGCCGTGCTGGCGCGCACCGGCGTGGCCCTGCCGCGGCTCTGGCTGAATTGA
- the urtE gene encoding urea ABC transporter ATP-binding subunit UrtE: protein MLEVKDINLFYGAAQALRGVSISAEPGKVTCVLGRNGVGKTSLLRAMVGQYPISSGAIVLDGSDITGLKPYERARKGIGFVPQGREIFPLLTVEENLKTGFGPLKREDKHIPDDVFSLFPVLQSMLGRRGGDLSGGQQQQLAIGRALVMRPKLLLLDEPTEGIQPSIIKDIGRAISYLRNLGNIAIVLVEQYLDFACELGDSFAVMDRGAVKFTCDRSNLDPAEISRQMAL from the coding sequence ATGCTTGAGGTCAAGGACATCAACCTGTTTTACGGCGCGGCGCAGGCGCTGCGCGGCGTGTCCATCTCGGCCGAGCCGGGCAAGGTCACCTGCGTGCTCGGGCGCAACGGCGTCGGCAAGACCTCGCTGCTCCGTGCCATGGTCGGGCAATATCCGATCTCGTCGGGTGCGATCGTGCTCGACGGCAGCGACATCACCGGGCTGAAGCCCTATGAGCGGGCGCGCAAGGGCATCGGCTTCGTGCCGCAGGGACGCGAGATCTTCCCGCTGCTGACGGTCGAGGAAAACCTCAAGACCGGTTTCGGTCCGCTCAAGCGCGAGGACAAGCACATCCCGGACGACGTGTTCTCGCTGTTTCCGGTGCTGCAATCCATGCTCGGCCGTCGCGGCGGCGACCTCTCAGGCGGCCAGCAACAGCAGCTCGCGATCGGCCGCGCGCTGGTGATGCGGCCGAAGCTTCTGCTGCTCGACGAGCCGACCGAGGGCATCCAGCCCTCCATCATCAAGGACATCGGCCGCGCCATCTCGTACCTGCGCAATCTCGGCAACATCGCCATCGTGCTGGTCGAACAATATCTCGACTTTGCCTGCGAACTCGGCGACAGTTTCGCCGTGATGGATCGCGGCGCGGTGAAGTTCACCTGCGACCGTTCCAATCTCGACCCGGCCGAAATCAGCCGCCAGATGGCGCTGTAG
- the urtD gene encoding urea ABC transporter ATP-binding protein UrtD codes for MNVMDNRATSAMLYLDGVHVSFDGFHAINNLSLTLEPGEMRAIIGPNGAGKTTMMDIITGKTKPDEGTVLFDGVTDLTRLDETRIAELGIGRKFQKPTVFESQTVQDNLLLALNVDHSVRGTLFWRGSKAESERIDKVLETIRLTDARNRLAGSLSHGQKQWLEIGMLLAQDPKLLLVDEPVAGMTDVETHLTAELLKEINKTHTVMVVEHDMTFVRELGVKVTCLHEGTVLAEGTIDQVSSNERVIEVYLGR; via the coding sequence ATGAACGTCATGGACAACCGCGCGACCTCCGCGATGCTTTACCTGGACGGCGTGCACGTCTCGTTCGACGGCTTCCACGCCATCAACAATTTGTCGTTGACCCTCGAGCCCGGCGAGATGCGCGCCATCATCGGCCCGAACGGCGCCGGCAAGACCACCATGATGGACATCATCACCGGCAAGACCAAGCCCGACGAGGGGACGGTTCTGTTCGACGGCGTCACCGATTTGACGCGGCTGGACGAGACCCGCATTGCCGAGCTCGGCATCGGCCGCAAGTTCCAGAAACCGACCGTGTTCGAGAGCCAGACCGTGCAGGACAACCTCCTGCTCGCGCTGAACGTCGACCATTCGGTCCGCGGCACGCTGTTCTGGCGCGGCAGCAAGGCCGAGTCCGAGCGCATCGACAAGGTGCTGGAGACGATCCGCCTCACCGACGCCCGCAATCGCCTTGCCGGCAGCCTCAGCCACGGCCAGAAGCAATGGCTCGAGATCGGCATGCTGCTGGCGCAGGATCCGAAGCTGCTGCTGGTCGACGAGCCCGTCGCCGGTATGACCGACGTCGAGACGCATCTGACCGCCGAGCTGCTGAAAGAGATCAACAAGACCCACACCGTGATGGTGGTCGAGCACGACATGACGTTCGTGCGCGAGCTCGGCGTCAAGGTCACCTGTCTGCACGAAGGCACGGTGCTCGCGGAAGGCACCATCGACCAGGTCTCGTCCAACGAGCGGGTCATCGAAGTCTATCTGGGGCGCTGA
- the urtC gene encoding urea ABC transporter permease subunit UrtC, protein MTPHMLTRSLDRSATVFLAVVVACGILIPLSNLLLLAGSFLQVPTYLVALWGKYVCYAILALAIDLIWGYCGILSLGHGAFFALGGYAMGMYLMRQIGTRGVYGNPVLPDFMVFLNYSKLPWYWYGFDMFWFAALMVLVVPGLLAFCFGWLAFRSRVTGVYLSIITQAMTYALLLAFFRNDFGFGGNNGLTDFKDILGFNVQAEGTRAALFALSCLALIVGFLICRAIVSSKLGKVLIAVRDAESRTRFLGYRVESYKLFVFTVSACMAGVAGALYVPQVGIINPSEFAPGNSIEAVIWVAVGGRGTLVGAALGAVVVNYAKTFFTSGMLAPYWLFMLGALFILVTLLLPKGIVGTFNAWWDSSREKRIAAASTSAAAEDGVTEPKMAE, encoded by the coding sequence ATGACCCCTCACATGCTGACGCGATCGCTGGACCGCAGCGCGACGGTCTTCCTTGCCGTCGTCGTGGCCTGCGGCATCCTCATCCCGCTCTCCAACCTGCTGCTGCTCGCGGGCTCGTTCCTGCAAGTGCCGACCTATCTCGTCGCGCTCTGGGGCAAGTATGTCTGCTACGCCATCCTGGCTCTGGCGATCGACCTGATCTGGGGCTATTGCGGCATTCTCTCGCTCGGCCACGGCGCCTTCTTCGCGCTCGGCGGCTACGCGATGGGCATGTACCTGATGCGGCAGATCGGCACCCGCGGCGTCTACGGCAATCCTGTTCTGCCCGACTTCATGGTGTTCCTGAACTATTCGAAGCTGCCCTGGTACTGGTACGGCTTCGACATGTTCTGGTTCGCCGCACTGATGGTGCTGGTCGTGCCCGGCCTGCTCGCCTTCTGCTTCGGCTGGCTCGCCTTCCGTTCCCGCGTCACCGGCGTGTATCTCTCGATCATCACGCAGGCGATGACCTATGCGCTGCTGCTCGCCTTCTTCCGCAACGATTTCGGCTTCGGCGGCAACAACGGCCTGACCGACTTCAAGGACATCCTCGGCTTCAACGTGCAGGCGGAGGGCACCCGCGCGGCGCTGTTCGCGCTGAGCTGCCTGGCGCTGATCGTCGGTTTCCTGATCTGCCGCGCCATCGTCTCGTCGAAGCTCGGCAAGGTGCTGATCGCGGTGCGTGATGCGGAATCGCGCACGCGCTTCCTGGGCTACCGCGTCGAATCCTACAAGCTGTTCGTGTTCACTGTGTCGGCCTGCATGGCCGGCGTCGCCGGTGCGCTCTACGTCCCCCAGGTCGGCATCATCAATCCCTCCGAGTTCGCGCCGGGCAATTCGATCGAGGCGGTGATCTGGGTCGCGGTCGGCGGCCGCGGCACGCTGGTCGGCGCGGCGCTCGGCGCCGTCGTCGTCAACTACGCCAAGACGTTCTTCACCTCCGGCATGCTCGCGCCTTACTGGCTGTTCATGCTGGGTGCGCTGTTCATCCTGGTGACGCTGCTGCTGCCCAAGGGCATCGTCGGCACCTTCAACGCCTGGTGGGACTCCTCGAGGGAGAAGCGCATCGCCGCGGCCTCAACGAGCGCTGCGGCCGAGGACGGCGTCACCGAACCCAAGATGGCGGAGTAG